The genome window CTCAGGTAACCAATATTAATAGTTTGGTGACTACTCAGATTTTTCTGTGAATATGTATAGCatgtaatttaagaaaaaaattctttccatAGTTTGAGAGTAGATCGAGAGAGtttgcttccttttatttttagctttttaaaaaccttttactCCTGTAAATGGCTTCTTTAATCTGTCTGCCATTGTGATTGTCATACTTGAAGTCCATTCTTCCAGAGCAACTAGGAAAGTGGAATGCGTACTTACATCTTAGGATTGTATTGGTATTTTGCCGTTTTACATTGTTGAGTGATCCAACAGTTCTAGTAAATCTCTTGCTATAAAACAGAGCACTAACACCATCCCTTCCCGCCCATGAGGTTTCTTGTAAACCTCTCTGGAGAGGCAACACTACGATAGCACTCTGAAAATTGCTGATTGttatttaaatgtgaaataaCTTGGTCTTAATTTTACTGTTGAGAAAATTGAACTTACTGAGCCCCAGAATAAGGCTGCACCAACCAACTCTGCTAAATGAGGTTCGGGGCCCTAAGTCACCTGACTCATAGTCCAGTGTTCTTTCTTCTGTACCTGGAGGGCATAGTCTAAATACTTAAAGACAAACCTTTCTAACCTGGCAGTTTTATCTGCCAATTAAAACATTTCTtaagtgatgattttttttaaatgatagctAATGAGTTCTTATTCAGGAGTCTATAAAATAATGATGTGAAGGCTTAAATGACAGTAATATAGAAACACTTCTAGTTTACACTTGCTGAATTAAGTGAATCTTGAACAGTTTGTAGAACTGTAATGCAGTAATGTAGAACAATTGGACATCTTCCCTcagcacatatattttctttgcttGTCTTAGAATTTCCATTTAGTAAAATGAGTTTAACTGTGACAAGCTCATATTTCTGACTtttatggtattattttatttttgccaggACAGTGATTTGATGCCTTAGATTGGGCAAGCTTGTAGTCACTTAACCGCCTCTGTCAGAGGTGTTTCTTATCTAGCAAAGATGATAATTAAATGCATATTTGCTTATTACTACATTGTGGTGCATTGTAAGACCATCAACATTAGAGTTATGCTGAAAAAGCAATCAACTGATATGATTTAGAAGTCTGAAATAACATTTCCCGTTTCTTATACATAAAAGGTGACTTGACTGTCTACTCAGTTCtttccagtaaaaataaatatcttgTTTGTGTGAGGGGGAAAGGAAGTATTTCAGCTGTGAACTATCGGGGACATGCGTATGTATAAAACTGGAAAGGATTACTTCCTATGTTTTAAACCACTCAGGTTAGCTAAAGAtacatttgttttggttttgggttcTTGTATAGGGTTTCTTTTCATAATCAcaaatttactgagcacttgtaTGTAAGACACTGTCTTTACATGCATTGCATCATTTGAACCTTAGAGCAGCACTGGGATCTAAAAGCTGTGCCTCATACTGGTTTGTTTTTCATGCACTTTGTGCCTCATACACTTGTTTGTGTCAGGCTTCACATACCTTCATAGAATTACTCACCTGTTAGAAAACATTGCTTTTCGTTCCATCACTAATATATAACAGCTTATAAACCAAATGCATGTATTTaaccagaaaataagaaaaagaattggtTTCATTCTCTAGATTGTGCAACTAAAAGATAAGCTTTTGAAATTTCATGTTAATTCAACTCCAAGGGAAGAATGAAGTCAAACATTAACCTAATGAAAACTTTTTACTAAAACCACAACAATGGCAGTGTTTGGATCACCTTTACTTGTGTTTTTCACGCTGCTTAAATAcctctgtgcctcaactgacaTGATTTTTTAAGGTGGAGGTTTTTCAGCCTTTGTTTTGCTCACCTGTATGGCACTTAATGGGATTAAGAAGGTGATAATAAgcgattatatatatatgtatatatatattatatacatatgtttgttttgtttttttaatttggtgcTATATAGGTTTGGGGGCCTGCTTTTCTAACCAAAGCAGTAGGGTGCCTGAAGTTTTTGTCAAGACCAAAGAGAAGTATGCATCATATGTGTgctgtttcttctgtataatttGACCTGTTTGTAAATTGAGTCATTACTTAAGAACAATCACTTCTAGTAGATAATAAGGTGCAACTGATAGCCCCTTAGATGTAACTCATTTACCAAAGGGGGGAAAAATCTTCTGAAGCTCTTCTGAGGAATTATAATACTGAAGGTGAGAAGATGGTTTTTTTCTTAGTCTATTTTAGaacaaaaactttttttgaaTGATTATCAGGAAGAGTGAAATGTCTTTTATTCAAGAACTTGAAGCATATCTGTACTCTACCAGTGCACATGCCCATTTTAGAATTTTGTTCCTTAAGATAATCCACTaacattttgaacattttaagCATTTGGTTTCTCTTTCTGCTAGAGAACAATTAAATCCTAGTTTGGCACAGGATCCCTTTGAGCTAAAATCTGCATGGGGCCAATAGCAATTAAACAGCTCTTTAAAGCTTCTCCCCTACTCCTTAACAACACTTAACAAAGTACCGAACTTTTGTAACAGCTTGTTGGAAATCAACAGTCGGCCCTTGTGGCTAGGTATCTTCTGTTCAATCATCTAGAAAGATGATCAGACAAGTGCATTTCTTTTGCATACATAATCTACCTGGTAAGAAAGATACTTTCTTGGTAGCACTCTGCTTGTAGTGGTTCTAGATATTTTTGTTACTTCTGGGGACCTAATGGAAGTCATTGCAGCTCTGTTAGGCTCAGGTGAGAAACAGAATAGGAGCTATTATTTTTGGAAGGCCACATGAACAGATGAGAGATCTAGGAAATGCTCAAAGTCTAGGAAAGATAATCAAagtacttatttatatttatggaaaatgaaaatgtgttttgttctttaaatgtattttgatcctttttttttggcctttggcAATggagagttttatttctcaaaagataGAGAAATATTTAGGTTATATGGAGGAAGTGGGCAGCTTATGCACTGTTGACCTACTTTTAACTTGGCCCTTGGCTAGAAGCAGCAAAGCTTGAGATAGAGATATTTGCCCGATTTCTTTGGAACTTGGTATTTTTCTTACCTCATGGAACTGTTAGTGGCCCATGGTTGTACTTAATAACCTCATACTTTCATTGCAGATCAGTAAAGTTTGAGCTCCATGCCCCCTTCCTCTGTCATTTTGTTTAGTGACAAAATAACAAGCATAAGTTTTGTTTTAATGCACTGAAAGTTAGACCACCTGCTAAATGAAAGGAATGGATCATAATTAAGTACATGTTTTCTGTGTTCTTGTTGTCTCCTTCATACATTTtgaatgatgattttttttctctggcaTAAGGTGAgagaattctttttatttattttttggtgaggggaggtaattaggcttacttatgtatttattgttagaggaggtactggggattgaacccaggaccttatgcatgctaagcaggtgctctgccacttgagctatacctcccccttcTCTGGCATAACGAAATGAATTTCAGAACTCTGCTGAGCTGAAAGGATCTCTGTGCAAAAGAAGACACCTATAATGTTCTGGTTTGTCTGTTATGGTTAGTAAGAAATTCATGTTCTGCTGTGTAGCGTCTCTAGTTACCCTTCGTTTAAGACCAGACAGCACTAAGACAGCAGACATAGGTGAGATGTGACATGAGTCTTGAATGTCCTGTCATTCATTTTAGGAGTGTGTTACTTCAGGTGACTTCCATTGCTAGCCACCCAACAGGACTGAAAAAATTTAGTTTCTTCAGCATCTTAGTTGTTTATACAAGTCTGTGATGACAAAAGCATAGCAAAAGCTGCCCTCACGTCCCAAATTATTGTCATAagtaatttcactttaaaaaaatgtgtcttttttAAGATTGTCTTTAATGTAGATCTGGATCTGCAACTTGGGTATCAAATACAAAAACGTATTTCTCCAGAAGAAGACAATGAGAGTTATTCCTTCCTCATAGTCAGTATAATTTACTAATTACAGTAGATGTAAATTCTGAAATAGAAACATGTACAGAATCCCTTCTCATTGAATGGTTTGCTGTCCGTTTCTAAAGGTACACACATATCAAATAGGTAAAATAGGAGTATGTAAGAAACAAAGTAGAATCTTAGCGGGAACTAATTTTCCTTGGCAACTTACACATAAAAAACTGTTAAATACATGTTGTTAGGCATTTTGTAACCTGTGTATCttaagttttaattatttttgagtCTCTGTCATAATGATTAAGATCTCAGAGAATTGAAACCGACCTTAAGGAAACAGATTCGAGAGGTTAATGGCTTATCCAAAGTCAGTATAGCCCACTTAGCATCAAGTCCCAAACCCAGATGATGCTACCTGTCCAAGTGTGCCTGTCCCCAAATAGACTTACTTCAGCATTATCAACAGCATTATCAACAGCTAATTTTATTAACCAGATACATCAAAGAAGCCTAGTAAGTTTAATGAACAaagaagaatttctttttaaggaGGTACTTTTCCCTTGGGTTACTTGAAGTGATTATAGGCtaattttattacattaaaagccttttagaaacattttcaaaTCCTAGGTAATGAGCTATTATGAAAACTGAATTGGTCCAAATTTCTCCTAATCCCCTGGGGCAcatgataaatatttaataaatgaaaaggaatgCCTGCCAGACCAGGAATTAAAAGACCCTGGTCCAGCTCCAAGCATCCTAGGTTATGGGTTTTTAGAAAATACACAGAATAGCCCTTTGAAGGGAAAATGGTGAGTTGCACATAGCAGATGCGTCTTACGTCTTAACTATTATTGACTGAATGCATGATTCGAGGTAAGTAAGTTTGTGGCTAATTAATTAGTTCCTAATTTGCGTTTCCAAAGTCAAGATgtgtatttttatctatttgttttttaTCCACAGCTTTCCCATGGTTTGGCATGGACATTGGGGGAACTTTAGTGAAGCTCTCATACTTTGAACCTATTGATATCACAGCAGAGGAAGAACAAGAAGAAGTTGAGAGCTTAAAAAGTATCCGGAAATATTTGACTTCTAATGTAGCATATGGATCCACTGGTATTCGGGATGTCCACCTTGAACTGAAGGATTTAACACTTTTTGGCCGGAGAGGGAACTTGCACTTTATCAGATTTCCAACCCAGGACCTGCCTACTTTTATCCAAATGGGAAGAGATAAAAACTTCTCAACATTACACACGGTGCTATGTGCTACAGGAGGTGGTGCTTACAAGTTTGAAAAAGATTTTCGCACAGTAGGTACCTCACTTCAAAGCCTGAAAGTGATGccctttctcttcagtttttaaaacatgAGGCAAGgtttctgtctgtcagtgttCAGAGATGATGCAGGGAGCGGGTAGTTTGTTTGGCACAACTGCCCCGCCCACCGCAGATGTCCGGCCCCCTAAGTCCCTGCCCACTAAATTTCGGTCTAGTTCTCCCCGCCTCTCCACCTTTTTGAAAACTAAGATGTACGCGCAGATTTCCAAAATGCCTCTAGAGGCACTATCACCACCACTGAGAACCACTGGACTCGAGGGAGGGTatcgctcaagtggtagagcacatgcttagcatacagaaggtcctgggttcagtgccCAGTGCCTCCTTTAAAAGTAAGTAAGCAAACCTACCTGCCTGCCCCCaccaatataaataaacaaacaagacctttaaaaaaaaaaaagaaccgcTGGACTGAACAAAGTCCCTGAGAGATTTCTGACacaaaagaaacaagtgaaaatgCAGTGGGTAGTAGATGACTTTGACGTTCTGTAAAGTGCATGAAAATTGCACAGGACAGTTGAGTCAAGTGTTTTAAATACTGCCCTTTGTTCACTTTATAAAACTCAAAACTCCTTCTGGTGTTTTTGTTACAGATTGGAAACCTCCACCTGCACAAGCTGGATGAACTTGACTGCCTTGTAAAGGGCTTGCTGTATATAGATTCTGTCAGTTTCAATGGACAGGCAGAGTGCTATTATTTTGCTAATGCCTCAGAACCTGAGAGATGCCAAAAGATGCCTTTTAACCTGGACGATCCCTATCCACTGCTGGTAGTGAACATTGGCTCAGGAGTCAGTATTTTAGCAGTCCATTCCAAAGACAACTATAAACGAGTAACTGGGACAAGGTAGTGCCTTTTGTTCTTACTGCAGCATTCATACTGTTTGATACACAGCAGTTGTGAAATTACCATATTAATGCTAGCTTTGGGGAAATAATGTGTATTGGGCAGCAGCTAAAAATTGTGATGTATTAAGTTAAAGTGTTGCagataatattgttttataaggcATGTGTGTAAGAGACTCAAACTaaaatcatcaaatatttatatttggcATCAAAATTTCCGTAATGATAGTGATTTTTTAATCTGGAAGGATTCCAGTAACGTTTTTATTTTCCAGAGCATTTTCCtcacttttatataaatgtatttaagcCTAAAGCTTGCCACATGCTTATTTGACTCATATTTAAGTGGAGTATTGGGCAACGttgtaaataatttctttatagAATGAATTTAACATGAGCTCTTGTCTTTATTATTACCTGGAAAATgtgaaatgacatttttaaattttcattatgaTTCTGATAGGTTCTTTGTCAACTTTTAAGGAAGCTGGAGACTCCGGTTTATTGAACTGAGAAAGAAGGATTTTAGGATACTTTAGTTTgatttgtgggaaaaaaatcccattttaattttactgCAGTACTGCTATTTCAATAATACTTAAATTTAATTAGTATTTGATTTCTGTAGTGGCTAAAAATCTACCTCCATTGTAACTCTATGCCAAAGAATTACAAGGACGTTTATACCTACTTCAGTcaattcaaaaagacagaaaTTCAGCCTGGTAACTAAATTCCGCTAGTGATTCAGGAATAGAACCTGTTAGAAATTTAGGTGAGACTAGGGAGCAAAGGTTATGGTCTTAGGGATTAGAGAGACATAATTTTATCTTGCGAGCATATCCAAAAGAAGAATAGAGCCACGTAAATTTCTGTCTTTAACATGATGACCAGCCTGACATAGATTTCCTCCGTGTATTCATTCCTGAGTCATGTGAGTGTTCATGCATCACACTGAAAAGGCCAAGCAAAGAGGCCTTTTGCAGAAGTAGTTTGTGGAAACCCCTTAGAATCacaatttttctcctgttaattcaTATGGAACTAACTTCTAACACTCCCTTTTCATGCATACAGAGACATTTGTTTTTAGCAATTGCAAAGTGTGTGGTGTCAGGTGAAGATACTAGAAGATAGAAAAGATCTCCTGTGTCATGTTTCCACAAcaagatttcttttcctttggtttGTTCTTTGACAAGTTTAGTTTTGCTATATATTTTCGTTAGGTTTAGCAGTGTTTTCTGTCCGTgtgtttactgaataaatgagtgCTCTGTTCTTTTACTGTGAAGAAACAATACAGTGTGTAAGTGCAACTTACcaagtgtctttattttctttagccTTGGAGGGGGTACTTTTCTGGGTTTATGTAGTTTATTGACTGGCTGTGAGAGTTTTGAAGAGGCTCTTGAAATGGCATCCAAAGGTGACAGCACGCAAGCTGACAAGCTGGTCCGTGATATTTACGGAGGCGATTATGAAAGATTTGGTCTGCCTGGCTGGGCTGTAGCATCTAGGTAAGTTTAACGTTTATAATTAAGGTTTCTTAGTTTTTAGAAAGCGATATATCAGGAAGTCGTAAGGGGGCTTcctcttacccagtttagttctaAGTTTTGAATATTCacatagttttaaaattaaatgtacatTAAGAAGTCTCCCTTAAATGCactataagaaattattttattaattcttgAGTATCCTCCCAGTGTTTCTCTATGCAGATACATCTCTTCATCCTCCCCTTATAGAAGGTAACTTGTAAAAGGTAACATTTATATACCATTATACAGCATATTATATACAGTTGGCTCTCCTTATCAATGCTTCTGTATCCACGGAGTCAGCCAACCTCAGagggaaaatatatattaaaaaaaaaaagataattccagaaagttccagaaagcaaaacttgaatttgctgcctACAGGCAACTATTTGCAtggtatttacattgtattaagtgTTATccgtaatctagagatgatttaaactaTATGCATAGGTTATGTGCAAATCCTCCAttgttttatataagggacttgagcatctgcagatgcTAGCATCCGAGGAAGAGCTTGGAACCAGTCCCCCGTGGATGAGAGGGGTGGCTGTATCGTCCACCACAGCAGTGTAGCCTAGCCTGTTTGCCTgcccctctctttccctcctttcctccctccttcatcctttccctttctccctccttcccctccatcctcctcccttcctttccttcttccctccctgccttgTTAACAGCTTCATGGTATTTCACTGTGTGAATGTATCATAGTTTGATGGATGTTTGGGTTTTTCCAGGATGTGCAGTTCCTTGAGTCAGTAAGTCACCTTGTCCATGTATATACCTTCTTTTGTACATGTGTAGATTTATCTGTAGGCTGTATTCCCAAAATGTATGAAATGTTGCTTGTCATCAGCAgatttgattttgtttatcatttctcTGCAGTTTTGGGAATATGATTTATAAGGAGAAACGAGAATCTGTCAGTAAAGAAGATCTAGCGAGAGCTACTTTAGTTACTATCACCAATAACATTGGTTCTGTGGCACGAATGTGTGCTGTTAATGAGGtaagaaaattttttaatcacGTGAAACATGTGAGTTGGAGTTTCATTACATAGGCTTCTACGCAGGCTTCCTCATGTTCCTTAAGGAGGCCTCTAGGATTGAGCTCTCTGAATCCATTAAATCCCAAGACTCATTAATACGTATGTTACCTACCTAGTTGTTACACTACCTTTAAAGAAAGTAGCAGATAATTCAAACTGGAAATAGGACAAAtagataatttatatttcatgtttattcaGAGATCTTTTCAGAAGTACACAACCTAAATATCttgaaattatgaaagaaaattcTTTCTAAACAATAAGCCAGTTTGAGGTAACAGATGATTGGAGGTGGGAGGGCCTTTTGGTGTTAATGTTGCGTTTGGTTAGAGGAGTACTTGGAAGCTTTCTTACTGCCCTCGGCTTCTTTACAGTGCTGCCTTGTTGCAAATGGATCAAGCAGCATTGTACAGGGCTATGAAGGCATTGAGATCTGTTCTTCACATGACATTTGAATGATATGTTCTTAGAAAAAGCATGTACTGCTAGATTTACCTCATAGTCgggttatttttatttgaagaagactatatatataattctgCCTTCTTGTGATAGATGTATTTGCCCATTTAACTTTTATAAATATCAAATACTTTAACTGAGTTGggaattttgcttttttgaagGAATCcttcatttgttcatccattcatttattcattgaaataaatattttacagagtacCGTGTGCCAGGCGTTATTCCAGGTACTTCTGAGATACATTCGTGGAGAAAACAGAGATCCCTGACTTTGTGGCACTTATGGCCATTCTAGTGACATAGTAAATGAGTATAAATAGTTTAGTAAGTATTAGGTGATAAAATGCTGTTTTTTTTAGAAAAGGGAATTAAACAAGATAAAGAGAATTGAGTGTAGATCAGAGAGTGGCAAAGGACAAATACTGAATAATTGGGTAGTTAAAGAAGGCTTGATTGAAAATGTGACTCTTGTTCAAAGACCTGAAGGCAGTGAGAGAATCATGGATGCAGGTATTTGGGGAAAGG of Vicugna pacos chromosome 22, VicPac4, whole genome shotgun sequence contains these proteins:
- the PANK3 gene encoding pantothenate kinase 3 yields the protein MKIKDAKKPSFPWFGMDIGGTLVKLSYFEPIDITAEEEQEEVESLKSIRKYLTSNVAYGSTGIRDVHLELKDLTLFGRRGNLHFIRFPTQDLPTFIQMGRDKNFSTLHTVLCATGGGAYKFEKDFRTIGNLHLHKLDELDCLVKGLLYIDSVSFNGQAECYYFANASEPERCQKMPFNLDDPYPLLVVNIGSGVSILAVHSKDNYKRVTGTSLGGGTFLGLCSLLTGCESFEEALEMASKGDSTQADKLVRDIYGGDYERFGLPGWAVASSFGNMIYKEKRESVSKEDLARATLVTITNNIGSVARMCAVNEKINRVVFVGNFLRVNTLSMKLLAYALDYWSKGQLKALFLEHEGYFGAVGALLGLPNFS